A stretch of the Vitis riparia cultivar Riparia Gloire de Montpellier isolate 1030 chromosome 13, EGFV_Vit.rip_1.0, whole genome shotgun sequence genome encodes the following:
- the LOC117929127 gene encoding annexin D4-like isoform X3, which translates to MDPPNDFEALTKAFSGFGVDEESMVSILGKWHSEHLESFRKRTPKFFLEDERLFERWDDHHIACLTKEFLRFKDLDTLMSLKETLQCLCNPQAYFSKTRIQKKP; encoded by the exons atgGATCCTCCAAATGACTTTGAAGCTCTCACCAAGGCTTTCTCAG gatttggaGTTGATGAGGAATCGATGGTATCGATCCTAGGAAAGTGGCATTCGGAGCACTTGGAATCCTTTAGAAAGAGAACTCCTAAATTCTTCTTGGAGGATGAACGTCTTTTTGAGAGGTGGGATGATCACCATATTGCATGCTTAACGAAAGAATTTCTGCGGTTTAAG GATCTTGACACTCTAATGAGTTTGAAGGAGACACTTCAGTGCCTATGCAATCCCCAAGCATATTTCAGTAAG ACGAGAATACAAAAGAAGCCCTAA
- the LOC117929127 gene encoding annexin D4-like isoform X2: protein MDPPNDFEALTKAFSGKWHSEHLESFRKRTPKFFLEDERLFERWDDHHIACLTKEFLRFKDLDTLMSLKETLQCLCNPQAYFSKVLNNAFKDDADENTKEALTRVIMTRSNVDMKEIIEEFDKQYKVPLTQKIEDVALGNYKDFLVSLIRRVA from the exons atgGATCCTCCAAATGACTTTGAAGCTCTCACCAAGGCTTTCTCAG GAAAGTGGCATTCGGAGCACTTGGAATCCTTTAGAAAGAGAACTCCTAAATTCTTCTTGGAGGATGAACGTCTTTTTGAGAGGTGGGATGATCACCATATTGCATGCTTAACGAAAGAATTTCTGCGGTTTAAG GATCTTGACACTCTAATGAGTTTGAAGGAGACACTTCAGTGCCTATGCAATCCCCAAGCATATTTCAGTAAG GTCTTAAATAATGCATTCAAAGATGATGCAGACGAGAATACAAAAGAAGCCCTAACTCGAGTAATAATGACACGGAGCAATGTTGATATGAAGGAAATCATAGAAGAATTTGATAAGCAATATAAAGTTCCTTTAACCCAGAAGATTGAAGATGTAGCTCTTGGAAACTATAAGGATTTCTTGGTGAGCTTGATTAGAAGAGTGGCCTAA
- the LOC117929127 gene encoding annexin D4-like isoform X1, producing the protein MDPPNDFEALTKAFSGFGVDEESMVSILGKWHSEHLESFRKRTPKFFLEDERLFERWDDHHIACLTKEFLRFKDLDTLMSLKETLQCLCNPQAYFSKVLNNAFKDDADENTKEALTRVIMTRSNVDMKEIIEEFDKQYKVPLTQKIEDVALGNYKDFLVSLIRRVA; encoded by the exons atgGATCCTCCAAATGACTTTGAAGCTCTCACCAAGGCTTTCTCAG gatttggaGTTGATGAGGAATCGATGGTATCGATCCTAGGAAAGTGGCATTCGGAGCACTTGGAATCCTTTAGAAAGAGAACTCCTAAATTCTTCTTGGAGGATGAACGTCTTTTTGAGAGGTGGGATGATCACCATATTGCATGCTTAACGAAAGAATTTCTGCGGTTTAAG GATCTTGACACTCTAATGAGTTTGAAGGAGACACTTCAGTGCCTATGCAATCCCCAAGCATATTTCAGTAAG GTCTTAAATAATGCATTCAAAGATGATGCAGACGAGAATACAAAAGAAGCCCTAACTCGAGTAATAATGACACGGAGCAATGTTGATATGAAGGAAATCATAGAAGAATTTGATAAGCAATATAAAGTTCCTTTAACCCAGAAGATTGAAGATGTAGCTCTTGGAAACTATAAGGATTTCTTGGTGAGCTTGATTAGAAGAGTGGCCTAA